From a region of the Raphanus sativus cultivar WK10039 unplaced genomic scaffold, ASM80110v3 Scaffold5955, whole genome shotgun sequence genome:
- the LOC130507805 gene encoding uncharacterized protein LOC130507805, with product MEKPDGTRRPPCRLPERLFAVGEEPAGVRVTPYHKAGAIREILNALDPAEVDHIRSSPFGRLIEIADKPSFSGRFGRYILSRQLKVFKKHEAWFLFAGKPIRFSIREFAMVTGLNCSKFPKRGKKKSRNFMEDKPYWGELFRSLREVPVSSVVKMLAKKTVVDRDIRLKYAYLALVSAVILPTTHAPRISVEYAEMIKDLDTFLAHPWGRVSFEMLISSIKERKEVSLLQNTIALKGFVLALQLVIVECVPALTEVVQDGSSSGSDGETGGDDNTLEMEKGERRNISPGHARDTDAAGKAIVESILLDANGEITVPEVYQWSDDEDDGSVSNMVGLIEQRYGFSNDCFVGGATIQDVIKMREESKAEIDDFQLLHGSISTIQESSNGFTETILVNINEVFGMVQDKARAIKTLSDQISKFTPTPAVATVDSVPPRPKVVNAGTQTIDDSTDIIGKAINFANRSSVISTD from the exons ATGGAAAAACCGGATGGAACACGGAGGCCACCGTGCCGACTGCCGGAACGGCTTTTCGCAGTCGGGGAAGAACCCGCCGGCGTTAGGGTTACTCCTTACCATAAAGCAGGCGCAATCAGGGAAATTCTTAATGCCCTCGATCCAGCGGAAGTCGACCACATCAGAAGTTCTCCATTCGGGCGATTGATAGAGATCGCCGACAAACCAAGTTTCTCCGGGAGGTTTGGGAGATATATACTCTCCAGACAGCTTAAAGTGTTTAAGAAACATGAGGCTTGGTTCCTTTTTGCCGGAAAACCAATTAGGTTTTCAATCCGAGAGTTTGCTATGGTAACGGGTCTCAACTGCAGCAAATTCCCAAAACGGGGCAAAAAGAAGTCAAGAAATTTCATGGAAGATAAACCATATTGGGGTGAACTCTTTAGATCCCTCAGAGAGGTCCCAGTCTCATCTGTTGTGAAGATGTTGGCGAAGAAGACGGTTGTAGATCGAGACATCAGGCTTAAGTATGCATATCTCGCCTTAGTCTCTGCTGTGATTCTCCCAACGACACACGCACCGCGTATTTCGGTAGAGTACGCCGAGATGATAAAGGATTTGGATACATTTCTAGCACACCCATGGGGGAGGGTCTCATTCGAGATGTTAATTAGCAGCATCAAGGAGAGAAAGGAAGTGTCATTGCTTCAGAACACGATTGCTTTGAAGGGATTTGTTTTAGCCCTGCAGCTTGTCATTGTGGAATGCGTGCCCGCGCTAACCGAAGTTGTGCAAGATGGAAGTTCATCTGGTTCGGACGGCGAAACCGGTGGTGATGATAATACGTTAGAGATGGAGAAAGGGGAGAGGAGAAATATCAGCCCTGGTCACGCCCGCGACACAGATGCTGCCGGGAAG GCTATTGTCGAGTCCATACTGCTTGATGCAAATGGAGAGATAACAGTACCTGAAGTTTATCAATGGTCAGACGATGAAGACGACGGTAGCGTGTCTAATATGGTGGGGTTAATAGAGCAGCGCTATGGTTTCAGCAATGACTGTTTTGTTGGTGGGGCAACAATACAGGATGTTATAAAGATGCGTGAAGAGTCAAAAGCTGAAATT GACGACTTCCAGCTCTTACATGGCAGCATATCAACCATCCAGGAATCATCTAATGGCTTCACTGAAACCATCCTTGTCAACATCAACGAGGTTTTTGGAATGGTACAAGATAAAGCCCGTGCTATTAAAACCCTCTCAGATCAAATTAGTAAGTTCACTCCTACACCGGCGGTTGCTACTGTCGACTCGGTGCCTCCCCGGCCAAAAGTGGTTAATGCGGGAACACAAACAATTGACGATTCCACAGACATAATAGGAAAAGCAATCAACTTTGCTAACCGGTCATCTGTCATTTCTACTGAT